From one Rhodamnia argentea isolate NSW1041297 chromosome 1, ASM2092103v1, whole genome shotgun sequence genomic stretch:
- the LOC115752854 gene encoding pre-mRNA-splicing factor 38 produces MANRTDPLAKSIRGTNPQNLVEKIVRSKIYQNTYWKEQCFGLTAETLVDKAMELDHIGGTFGGNRKPTPFLCLVLKMLQIQPEKDIVVEFIKNEDYKYVRVLGAFYLRLTGTDMDVYRYLEPLYNDYRKVRQKLTGGNFSLTHVDEVIDELLTTDYSCDVALPRIKRRWTLESAGALDPRKSALEDDFEEEEEKEENEQLVDGLEAGAPEKDYYRGRSPTRERDRDRRRDSHRHRDRDYDRDYDRDYERERGRGRERDRDRDRDRDRDRDRDRDRERDRDRYRVRDERDYGRERDHEREGRERDRRDRDRGRRRSQSRSRSRSRDRKDRDGGEHRKRHARGSTSPRRRGHEDGGAREEPKRKKEKKEKKDDGTDHPDPEIAEANRLRASLGLKPLKL; encoded by the exons ATGGCGAACCGCACGGACCCGTTGGCGAAGAGCATAAGGGGGACGAACCCCCAGAACCTGGTCGAGAAGATCGTGCGTTCGAAGATATACCAGAACACTTACTGGAAGGAACAGTGCTTCGGCCTGACGGCGGAGACGCTCGTCGACAAGGCCATGGAGCTCGACCACATCGGCGGCACGTTCGGAGGCAACCGCAAGCCCACGCCTTTCCTGTGCTTGGTCCTCAAGATGCTGCAGATCCAGCCCGAGAAGGACATCGTCGTGGAGTTCATTAAGAACGAGGATTACAA GTATGTTCGTGTACTCGGTGCCTTTTACTTGCGTCTCACAGGAACAGATATGGATGTTTATCGATACTTGGAGCCTTTGTACAATGACTATCGCAAAGTGAGGCAAAAGTTAACTGGTGGAA ACTTTTCCTTGACACATGTGGATGAGGTCATTGATGAACTCTTGACGACGGACTATTCATGTGATGTTGCATTGCCGCGCATCAAGAGaag ATGGACTCTCGAATCAGCTGGTGCTCTAGATCCCAGAAAAAGTGCTCTTGAAGATGATtttgaggaagaggaggagaaggaagagaacGAACAACTTGTTGATGGTCTAGAAGCTGGTGCTCCCGAAAAG GACTATTATCGCGGACGAAGCCCAACAAGGgaaagagatagagatagaAGGCGTGATAGTCACCGACACAG AGATCGAGATTATGACAGGGATTACGACAGAGACTATGAGAGAGAACGAGGACGTGGAAGGGAGAGAGATAGGGACAGAGACAGGGATAGGGACAGAGACAGGGATAgagacagagatagagagagagacagggacCGGTATCGTGTAAGAGATGAAAGAGACTATGGTCGCGAGAGGGATCATGAAAGAGAAGGTAGAGAACGAGATAGGCGAGACAGAGACCGTGGGCGGAGAAGGAGCCAGTCAAGAAGTCGAAGTAGGAGCAGGGACCGCAAGGACCGTGATGGTGGGGAACACCGTAAGAGACATGCGCGTGGCAGCACAAGTCCTAGAAGACGTGGGCATGAAGATGGCGGTGCTCGAGAAGAGccaaagaggaagaaagagaagaaggaaaagaaggatGATGGGACAGACCATCCCGACCCAGAGATTGCAGAAGCAAACAGGTTGCGTGCTTCTCTGGGGTTGAAACCGTTGAAGCTGTAG